GCTTGTCATCTCTCTCACTTATGTTATGCATCAAACAGATCTCATGTCCAGGGTGTGGGGTTGGCGGTCCAGGCAGTCACGGGCTATGTTGACATGACATCCAAGATAAATCAGTCTTATCAAAGTGACAGGTGTTTGTCCACCTGCTATAAACATCTCCCACGCCTCGCTCCTGATCTCCTCGCAGATTATTTACAAGGCTCCAGCCTCCGTACTGTTTACTGGCTGTGGCTCTAATATCAGGTCAGTGATCGGTCTGATTTACTCTACTAGTTAGTGAGGTGAGTAATGACCCTGGATGGTCTGGGAGGATAGTTTGTAATCTGGGGAGGTCAGAGACGTCTAACTGTAATTACAACCCTCTCCACACTGTACTCTTGCACCTCACTGCAGCTGACTGCCTGCCAATCCTAGGTAAACTGATCAATCCTTCTCTTTCACCCACCACAGATGGTTGTACTCAACATTCAGGTTGAGGTTGCATCTCAGTGTCAGTTCTTAATATAGCCACTGGCAGAGGAAATAAAGGTGTGAGGGTTGAGTTACAGGAGCTTGCTGAGTTAACTGAGTCACTGGATAGCAAAATGCTGCCATCACTCTCACTTAATGTCAGCTTTGGCATGTATCCGAGCACAGGTCCTGCCAAGCAGACCTGAGCTAATTTAGTGCACGGTGACCATGCTGATGGGGTGGACAGAATaacatgacatcatcagggttacTATTGAGGCTATCAAGGCAACATACtcagtattatttattttttaacatccaGAGGagtttacatttgaaaattacACAGAAATGATACATGCCGACTTCTAAAGCCTCCAAATTCTTGAATTGAACCGTTTTAGGCCCAAAATCACTGATCACTAATCAAAAAAGAAGGATTTCATATTTCTCCACAATGTTCAGCAGGCTCTGAAAAACCATTCAGACAATTGTGTGAGGAGATACTAGAAATTGCAGTGCATCTTTATTCTTTAATCAATATAAAATTTGGACTTAGAGTCTTAGACGGTTGGAGAAACTGGTTACATTGGGGGACCCTGTATTTCTAAAATCCTGGCTATTGCACATCATGAACAAAGATTTAAACATAGTCCACATCATCCCTGCTTTGGTTGTGATTGAATACCAAGTAGCAGTATTTGTTAATCCCATATAGAGAGTATTAAATACTGTATCTATATTTAATTTCCCTCTTGGTTAGTTTCAGCTTTCTGCTGTTCCTTTAGTGTCAATGCAGTTTTTCTGGCAGATATTGTAACAACTGTTTCCCTTCAcgtactgtaaataatttagCAGTTTTAACTGATGCTCTTGCAGTTCTGTCAGGGAGGATTTGGCCTTCTCGGCCTGCTGGACATTCTCTTatgttactttaaaaacatgCAGTAAGTATTGATAGCTAGCCCTGCAATACTGCTGACAGTTACTGCTGACTGGCTTTCAACTGACCAACAAATCTTACCAACATTTGTAGCAGTGTTTGAAACAATTACTGTACAAGTCAATCTGGAGTTTTTCCATCGAAGGCACTTACATCATTGTCTTTTCCCCCTGTAGTGACACTGGGTTGATCCACTAATTATGTGACTTCTAAAACCAATTGGCTGCACCAGTGAGAATTCAAGTGTGTCATATTAAAGGGATTAGgcaaacatgacattttaaataatttagatCACATTGTAGATGtattttcactttgacattaaaCAATCTTTGTCTGTCTTATCTTAATGGCTAAAGGGAAATTGGACTAAATGTGATAAACAACATAACTGATGATGTATCTTGTATTTAACATATATAATCTAAGATCAAAGATCTACTCACAATTGTCCTAAACTTTTAAAGGGAAACTTTCTCTAGGTATGGCATCTAAACCAGCCCTATTTGCTGAAGAAGACGATTAAATACATGGGAGCGATTTGAAAGCTCCAAAAGCTAGTAGACCTTTGAGTTTAGATTGTTGTTTGTTACCAAAGGTGAACAATGAACTTCCATGTTCAAGTGATGAAAATGTTAAATACCACAAGTTTAAACATGTTGACAAACGTCTTTCCAGGACTGTATGTGTTTTAAACCACATCTGTAGAACTTAAGACAATGTGGTTTGGCAGTCCACATAATTCCATGTGcatattaattaatttgacaTGGGTCCTATTAACATACCATGAATGATAATCATGTGAATTTAGGATACTCATTACATATGTATTACATGAATAGCAGGTGGGGTAATTTGAGTAATTTGTGGCTTTATGCAGACACTGGGATGATGAACGGTGTCTGAAGAAGGCAAGCTGAGCCGACCAGTGGATCTACTGCAGAGTAAGGAGAATTTAGGCTCATCATAAAAGATTTCTCCTTGCCTCTTATTTCATTTGGACATTTTCAtggttttttattttctacctCATTGCAGCCGTGAGCTGCCTGCTGATTTACACAAACTGGCCTCCAGAGACGGTGCCCTCTACCTCTTCATATCCCCCCCTTGTTTTTCCACTCAATCGTCGTCTCACTGCCACTGCTGGGCGTCTCTGCATTCACTGAACTGGGTCTGACCATAGACTGCCAATATTACAGTCTAGGACCAATGCCCCCCCCCCNNNNNNNNNNCCCAGCGCTGGAAGTGTGGGGCTTTTGGGGCTGCAGCCCCTCCGGTGGTGGCTTCAGCCCCTGCAGCTTTCACGTGGAAACAACCTAAACTTATAAACAAAGTCTGCAATGAGCCACAGAGCATATGGGTCAGTCACGTATGCTTTTTTTCCGACTGTAGGCTACTTGATGGAAAGTAAAGTATACAGACTAACCCGCCTCACACAGACGTAATCAAACCTCCGAGTTGGTTAGACTCTCACGGGAATGCTaacgtttgtttgtttttagcaaTAAAGCTAACGACAGTAAACTTTAATGGATGGTCGATAATGGATAAAATATGGACAACAAGACTATCAATACTTGATCTAAGAGTATGGATTTATTGTACACAAGTCCCTGAAAAGACGCTGATGTTCCAGACTGGATAGAAAAGATGTTGTACAGGCTACGATCTCCCCGGGGACAGGGCAGCATTGGAACGACGGCACAGCTGTTAGCTTTCAGAGAAAAGACGACGGTAAGGAGCTATATCAATAAACTGCGCATGTTGTTCTAGTATGACAGTAGCCTAAAGTGACCAGatgttcctatttttttttaaagattagattttaggcctttatttcctcAGGACAGAGGAaggcatgaaaggggagagtgGGAGAGggaaaatgacatgcagcaaagggccgcaggtcggagtcgaactcgcggccgctgcgtcgaggagtaaacctatGTGCCTGTTGTTGCTGTAACTAACTGATATGTAGACATAGCCTACTGGTAAAATTAGAAAATTAtattctaactttttttttcgaACTAAATTAATGCATTGGCCTAAAAACttacattttatgaaaaaaaaattactaatgtaaaacaaatatgTAGCCTTAATATTGGATACAGTAGCCTACTTAATAAAACGGAAAGACAAAGATATATGTTTATAGAAGCTGCTCAAGTAAGCCTACAATTTTACCAACCCGGCAGAGTAGCACCAAGCACAATTCCTGCAATAAAACGGGACAGTGAAATGTTCTCACGTGTCTCGAGGCGATCATAGACCATTAAGAGCACGACAGCAATTGATGCGTCAACTCTGTTAGGCTTACCcagctttttttctgacaacaCTTTGCCCAAATTAGCAATGCTATGTGTTATtagaatataaaaaagaaaatgcctttctacagggcccagaagtTTGTGCTACGTCCCTGTCTGTTTGTACAGTATGCATATAAAGAATGTTTTAGCATGGCTTAAATAGCCTTTGGGAAATGCAAACAAGGTATCTTAACTCAAGGTTCTTCCTTCTGTTGGTATGCTCCAATGGAAACATGTCTGTTATTACACACCATATTATTACAGGAAATTATGAAGCACTGATCCTAATTTCCCTGTTCCCCGTCAAGCCCAAGGCAGAGGAGCTTGGTTTCACGCTGATCAGCCCTGATTCCAGGAGACGAAAAGCTGTAGCTCGCCTTGGTACAGTGATCACGCCTGTAATTGCTACATTTGTGCACCAAAAGGCGACAGCATGTGGAGAGGAAATCTTAGGTATAGACCATGCAGAACCTAAGAAATGCACTAGGGCTGTTGGGTTTGAAGAATGATGGATAGCTCTTAAATCAGCTAATTTCCATCCGTGAACAATTGAGTGACAGAAAAATGTTTCAGCCTTGAGAAAAAAGTATTTCCCCTTCAAATAGAGGCAGGTGTTAGGATATAGGGttggcttacacacacacacacacacacacacacacacacacacacacacacNNNNNNNNNNcacacacacacacacacacacacacacacacacacacacacacaatgctacAAGGACAGATGTAATGTCCGAAAATCCTTTTTCGTCCATCAGGTTGTGGAATTTTTGTGGCCCTCAGTAAATCAGTGCGTAGTATTGGCATGCAATGTTGGAGACCTTGAAAAAGAGTCAAGGTTATGTTATTAACAATTAATTTAACCCAAGACTTCTTGATAATTTACTTTGCTCCTTCACTTGCCCCTTGTGAATATGATTGTCCCGCTGTATAACAACACATCAGCATCTCCAGCCTGTGCTGTTATCATATAACTGTTGGTGTATAACACTGGCATCATTCCTTTAGGTCTCATCCCATATCTATTTGCACTGCAGCTAGGCTATTCTGATATTGACTCATCCTGGTTCTACCGAGTTGCAGGAAAGAGAGATTTAATAGCTCAAGTGGTGTTGAACTCCTATTGCTACTAATGGATTCTGTATAATGTGGCACTTAAAATGCATGAGCAGCCTCTGATTTATCTGTAATTTGCTTCCACTGGAGCATATCTCCCTCAatacttccatttgtttttggcTCTATGCTGTCTTCTCAGTAAACAAACCTGATTGGGATTTCATATTGTTGCATTCcagtttgacaatttggttctttccaaaacataaaatggatttttttgctttttgtgatTCTGTTTTAATTACACAACAGAGGGAATGCTAAGTCAAGCATGAGATCACAGACATGAGGTGGTGTTTATTTGAGCTGTCGCTGCAGAAAGACATGCTGACTTGGTCAGAGGCAGATGGGCACCTCCCAGAAGGGCCATTTTAGTTTCTTTTATCGTCTACTGTTTTATGTGTCAAACAGTTATCATACTTATTTGATTAAACTGAGCTAAAGCATTTGTGGAAAGAATTAAAACCTGATTTTAGTCTCGTAGTTTTTAGAGTAATTGTGGTTATGTCAAGCTAAAAACCCACCCTGAAAACCGAGTCATTTTACTCGCTCCCTATGTTTTCACTCCATTTGATTTTGAAGTCTCGCAACATGGAGCAGGGAGCTCTTAGCCAATCGATCTATTGAGTTTAAATGTGTCAGTGTTGTGGCAGCAGAGCCGCACTGACAGGCGATTCTACAGAGGCTCAAGGTTAACAGCCAGTAGACCAGAGTCACAGACCGCTATAAGGAGTCAATACTCCTGGACAGGTCAGACTAAAACCAGCAATGTAAATGTTTCAATTCACAGGACTACAAGCAACAAACAGACCTGTTAGCGTGTGCTAAGCAGTGTGGAGAAACTCACTGACACATGCATGTGTGATTTACGCAACAGGAACAACAGACGGGCAATATCTTTAAAGCTGCTCAAACCCAACATCTTTTCCTGAAACTAACGTGACATAGTCTACATTTTTAGCATGCTTAACAACCTCTTCTGCAGTAATGTTGCCAGGTTTTGGAAATACTGAGGTCACGAGTCTCCCAACACACCACTCTCATAAAGTGTTTAAATTACTTGAAATTTGTATAATTTATTAAAGGCCTAAAGGATGTTTCAAAGCCTTCTCTGAACCACCAGGAATAAGATTCGGGTAAAGAAATGCTGAAGCCTATATTTATTACCAGCAGCAAAAGCAACACTGGTtttgttttcaccttgtgtgtgtgtgtgtgtgtgtgtgtgtgtgtgtgtgtgNNNNNNNNNNtgtgtgtgtgtgtgtgtgtgtgtgtgtgtgtgtgtgtgcgcgcgctacCACAGAAAAGGATTTGAGAACTTTACACACTTTATGTCTTTGACCCGATTTTGCGTTGTGGCTGGTGTGATCTCTAGTTTCTTTATGCATTTATTTGGTGGCctaaaaatagtaaaatataaaataaaatatatttagtcTATAGACTACATCTATTTGGAATTGGCTCATAAAGTATCCATGATGTGTAGGTTTTTAATTGTAGAATGTAACTCTTTGACTTCCAAAATTGGCTGGGCAATATGTCGATGTTGTattgatattgcaatatgagactagatatcgtcttagattttggatatatatttctgaacttaccagactgttcttgctgttatattatttaactttacccacaaagtcattaaatcatttttggaaaatatttctcaaaaatcacattgtgtaaataacatttagttgaagcaccaatagtcaatcatacaatattgttgcaatatcggcattgaggtatttggtcaagaatatcgtgatatttgattttctttattattctctttctctcgcCCAGTCCTATgtcacaggaagtcattcctgcctgtggccatcaaactttataactcctccctctaagtgtctgacacacagacacttagaggggttgaaactggacaatattatctgttttgtgcaataacactggcttgtaatgtgtgcaatactcaactgttactattattattattattattacttttcaccattgcaacaccttaattatgtaaatactgtatcataatatacctttaactatgtagatatccacactccttatatttctttatttctttatttatatttcttatacttcgaatatctgagcaactgtaacacagagtttccctttggggatcaataaagtatttctgattctgattctgaaaccTTTCAGTTGCTTCTTTAAATACACGCCAACAAAgcctaaaaatgaatttattaaaaacacatcagtggTAGAATTGTTTTTGTTAGACTGAGTGGTAAGAAAGGTATGGCTTTCCATGTGTGTACAAATAACCTTAAAGTGTGCATAACCCTCCTTTCCCCTCCCTTCCAATTTGAGTTAGTGGGTTTTCCTACTGTCCAAACTCAGAGCAGGTCTGAGGTCCTGTCACTCTGTTCTCTGCAGCACAAGTCTTTTGTCTGCTCTGAATTTATTATGAATATCACAACTGCTGCAGAGAGACAAAGCTAATTTAATTGGCTGTGCAGATAAGTCAGCCTGTCGCCACTCTGTTTAGTGGTCATTACCTCGGCATAAGCATAGTGCTGCTCACTGTAGAAGcacatgtatttatgtacatgaatccagcacacacacacacacacacacacacgtggaaATGTGACCGTAATGAACCGGCTCATGTAAGtatgaagggggagagagagagacagatataaAAGGTGGCTTGTCAGTGCAGCTGGCATTTTGTTCAGCAGAGAGCAATGTAGCCTGTCTACCTGGTGGCCGCGTCAGACAGGAGCGAGTCCATTGGGATCCCACAGGACCTCCTAGCAGCCACACACCTGACAGGGGGGCTGTCAGAAAACTCTGCAGAGACCCTATTATACGTCATACTGCTAAGCACTGCAGGGGCCACCAGATGACAAGCTTCCACCTTACACTTTATTAGAAGGGGGAATTCaaccacagagagagacattagGCTGTCACTGCTTAAAATATTGCATTGTTATCTGCACATATCTGGCAAAAATACACCTTGTGAATGACCATAACCAGTGATGAACATTAGGCGTGTTTATGAAATGAATATGATCAGTTACAGCATATGTTCATGAGATAAATTAATATACAAACTGATTGATGTAACAACACTGCCATCTTCAGGAAAATTATTGCTACAACTTCATAGCTGTACAGACAGAACAGAGCAGTATCATGGGGTAAGAGGTAGGCCTGCATGATAAATCGTTATAAAATTGCAATCTCGATTCCCCCTTGTTcaagatttaatttttaaataacttttttttaaattctcatttaattttacaagccgactgcatcacaaacgttACTACTTTCTtccgtgagttttaaacatagactgtataaaaaaggtttttaagcGCTCCCAAgcactgcaatgctctcccttctcgtCACTGAAGCCTCTGTGtgttacaggcttgtggtggtGCCTGAATAAAGTTTTAAGTAAACTGAAAGTGCcatgcacacatgaaccacatgtgtgcaataaacattacactttgtgagaaaaaatatGTGGGAGAAAATCGTGAtttcaattctaagctaaaaaacgtgattcatatttttccccaagtCGTGCAGGCCTAGTAAGAGGCACATTTCTTCTTCATAGGTCCGAACATTTGTGCCAATGATATGATGATGTTTTTATGTAGAACCACATAAGCAGCTGAGGGTTTCCTCCTGGCTGGTTCCCATGAGATCAAGTGAAGCTGTACTCTCTGCTTTGTTTATTGCCAAATCTTTAATCCGAAGCTCTGGATCTCTGCACTCTGAGCTGAAATGACAGACACAAGAACGTGGGGTGGAAAGTGAATAACATTTTATAATGAGGCAGAAGCAGTCCTCATATTGTCTGTCCTGGAAAATGCATTAGTTAGTGTATACTTAAAAACGTATTTAACCTTACTGCTGACAAAGCAAATACACAACAAACTCTATCCTTAGAGGTAAAAGGCTTCCTAATGATTTTTTGGAGTGGAGATTAAACTCCAAAGTATGACATTACAATACCTGTCTGAGTCAGAGTTACAGGACATGCTGAGGTCCTTCTGCAGATCCTCATCAGAGTGGAATCGCCTCAGACCACAGTGCTGGACCGCCTGGGTCACAGAGTAGTGGGTCCTTCCAGCAGCACAGGCCTCCATCTTGGACGGGCTTAGCTGTGACTGCAGGAAAAGATGCAGGCAACTGTCGGACAACAACATAGGACTCTGGAGGGTCCTGGAGAATAAGggcaataaacaaaaaagattgTTGTGAAATGTACATTGTATTGCTTGTTAATGTAAGAACAGCAGTCATGTGTCACAGTGTTTCTGGAAACTGGGATTTATGTCAAAGTTCATGTGTTTATTGATCTGTGGGATCATTCTTACTGTTCCAAAAACATCTGGAGCCCTTTCATTCGTTCAGTGATCTGCTGGGCGCTGTTCAGGCTGAAGAAAGGGTTCTTTGGGGGCAGCTCTGGTAGCTGTAACCTGcaaaagacacaaatacacCCTAAAGATGACAGGAACCACAGTGCAGATTACTTTTAACATGACAACTGAAATATGTGTCCTGTTTTTGCTCAAATTGTCAGTTCAAAATGCAGTAAATTAACTTACATTAGTTGTGAATTTGCTTGTAGCTTCTGCCTGAGCCATACAAACTCACTGTACCTCCTTCTCACACTTGAGATCTTCTTGGTGAAGCACACGCTGTTTGTCTAAAACAGGACACAAGTGTGACACACGTTACAGTAAGGTCCAATATTTGACTGAAAAGGTTAAAAGAATTTCCTTTTATCATTGTACTTACATGTAAACAAATTTCATAGTCTATGTAGGCATGCCAAAAGTCGTTCTTTCGTATCCGTGGGTCCCGCACCCAGACACTGATTACTTGCTGCATTGAGAAGGCAAGAGACGCTGAAACACTGAACTGAATGCTTTATGTAAAATGggaagtgtttttattttagagatTTAGAGGAAGTGCAATGACCAACACAACCAGAATCAGCATAGGAAAATCCCACCAAATATCCTTTTTTACTtaggacaaaaacatttttttaaggcTGTACGAGTATTTAAAGGTGCAGAATTCAACTTGGGACATTTTAAAGGTGTTtataaaacttaataaaatcACAATTACTGGATAACTTCAGACTTACCTTATTAACAGTCTTGTCAGTTTGTTTTCTCATAATTCAAATATTCTTGTTTGAATCTCAGTAACGTTAAGTCAGCCAGATCATGCTGTGCTTAGCATTGTCTCAGTGCCTTTTATTCAACTTATATTGTCCTGGGGCAAAggtttcaaaataaagtcacaAGACTGAGATAGGCTCATCCCCATAATCAGTTAAAACACATCCTTTGCTACTGATCATTTGTTGGATTGATGTTCCTGCCACATGATTTAGAGTGTGACAAATGTGACAGTAAAACACTTCAAGATAAAAGCTTCACAAAAAGACTTACTTTATTCACAGAGACTTCACAGATCCATGGTCAACAGTTACAGTAATTTTGTAGCAGGTGTGTTTTAGGAGGTTCAGCTGAGTGTCCCATAGGAGTCATGGGAGATATGTAGAGTCAGGATAGTGCCATCATTATACAAATATCAAGTACACAGACCTGTATAAATACTGGAAGACAATGCCCCGCGTAATTTGGCAGTCTTGTATCTAAAGTgctacttttttacatttttattttaatcacaatAGATTTACTTTAGAAATAGTATGATCTTTTGATTCATTCTGCCAGGACATCACTTTGTGTAATCACCAAATAATACTCATATATTTTAAACTCAATAATAATCTGGTTATAATTCAATAGAGATGAGGAGAAGAGAATATTTGGTACTTAGCAGCTAATATGAAATATGGGGAAATTTCTGGTGGGcaacatttataaatatttgaCATCAAACACAATGAGACACAGTACAAGCTGCTCTAACTAAAAGCTACATGGACTGGAGGTTCGGGTGGACAGCAGGTAGTTCACTCTGCCTACACAGTGTTGCTataaaagatagaaatcatacaCTAAACAACCAAGATGGAAAACAGgactataaataataaaattactctacaacaataaaaacaaaacatgtccaCAGTGATTGTGTCTGCTTACGCGAGACCTAAGCTGCTACAAGTCAGTCTGACTTTAAATCAGCTGCTCTACACAGAGGTTAGTTTTAGTCTCCATCACAGTCTCCACAAAGGCACAAAGACCTCGTTGAGCACCACGGGACTGAGAGCACTCAAAATCCTTCCCCGCAGAGGATCTCGCACCTGGCAGAATCTGAAACCCCTTCCTGCGGTGTAATTTCACACAGTGTGCCTCTAATGTCAGCTGAAGGAGGGACACTCGATGGAGGTTAAACTAAGCTTCAGGTGAGAGCACTGCTGTTTATCAGTTTGCCTCTGTACAcaacccacgcacacacacacacgcgcacacttCACTGCTCCTCGTCTCCACAGTGCCAGGTCAGCTTCTGCTCATAGAAGTTGATGACCACCTGGGGACACCTGGCGCTGGCTTCGCGCGCTGGCAGTAGGGCCACATCGTCAGAGTTCTTCCTGTGGGGAAAGAAACACACAGGAGAAGGAGACCATTAAAATGGCGGCCTTCTACTTTTAATGtttcagcagcagcacacactcAGTTATTGAAACGGTTATTGTGATGAGGAAAGGCTAAGGGGAATGAATCACATCAGTCACTCTATGGTTTTGGACTATCCAATGACACTTAAAGGGGTAGTACATATATTAGTACTGCATTTGATTAAAGTTTAGGGACTCACAACagacatttaaatatttacttgTCTCTGGTCAATAATTTTGTATCCATTTGTATTTCCTTTTACTCTATTTTAATATATGTTTTCattattgtattgtgttttaaatgttgttcTAAAGCATCTCTTTGccttatgtaaagcactttgaattaccTGTGTGTAAAAGGTGccaataaataaacaagtaaACCTGCCTTGCCTTATATGGATCAAGCTCCAAAACACTAGATTCTCCAGTTCCCATAATGCCACTTAAAGCATGATTTCATTAGCCGGAATTCAGACCAACAAGAAAGACACTGTGTTTGTGGGACGTGCCGTTTCTTTATCATGGCAGCATGCTCTCCTTAATCAGTTCATCTAAGGATGAAGGTTGTCTAACTTTGTCTCCTTTGTTAATGATGTGTTCACACAACATGATGACATTATAACTGCATacctacaaaacaacaaaataacctCATACACCCGACACCAAATGCTTTATCATCGTTTCTGTAGATTGAACATATAGATTGCAACTTTAAACATGAACAACTGTCTTTTACcataactcaaacatttacccGACCCATGGCGTTTATGCAAggacagagaaaagaggaagcaGAGTTACCATTTGACGAGGAACATAagctctccctgtctgtctgtggagcCGATGATGCATTCAGGCTCGAGGTAAGTGCTGAGGTTAGTGGGGGAGTCTGACTGCTTGTCATTTGGCTCGCTGTTGCTTTGCTGCTGAGACTGCATGAAGGACTGCAAAGAGAATGACAAGGAAAAAGGTGCAGCAGTTAGAAGAAACCACAAAGACAACATCCGCATTCAAAGACCGCCcgcttcttctttttctttactgtaAATGGccattgcaaaaaaaaggacattttattGCTTTCACTTCACAAGGGCATTGCGGAACTAGCCACCTTCACACAAGTTTCATATTCAATCCTAAAACTCtcaaaaaaacagtaacaaaaTGTGCCAACATGGGCAGATGTTTTTACCCAATATCAGTGCAGCTTCTTTTTACTTCCTGAACTTTTTGTTGtaaaagacatgcagcaaattgtcacaggtcaggTTCGAACCCCTGGACCTCTGCtttgaggcataaacctcaaaGTACATGTGCACCTACTCTACCACTTATCCAACCCTGGCCACATGACTTCCTGAAGTTTTGGGTGTAACACCCCACATAAAAAGCATTCTAAtaatatgttgttgtttcttcCTTTTACACGGATTTAGGTACGGAAGTGCTGTGAATAacatggaaacaacataaaaatgaaGACACTCCGCCACTGCATTTCTCACATACTCACAATTTCCGTCTCCTGCTCTGTCATTTCTTCTTTTGGAATTAACTCTTGTTTGCTGTGCTCTTCCTCATTCACCTCAGAGTAATGTGTGTTTCTCAGGAACTCTTCAATGAGTTCAGGACAGTCCAGATTGTCCTCAGGTTCCCATGTGTTTTCGGCACTGTAAATacgtcagagggaggagagaatacatttaaatatgatgcctaaacaaacaaaacaaacaaaaaaaatcacccaTTATTAGCAAGGACATTTCACTCACTCAGTGAAACCTTTCCACTTCAGGAAGTACTCCACTCTTCCATTAAAGATTCTGCGGAGAATTATTTTTTCTACCACAAACTCCTGGACAACTGTAGGC
The Etheostoma spectabile isolate EspeVRDwgs_2016 chromosome 6, UIUC_Espe_1.0, whole genome shotgun sequence genome window above contains:
- the snx10b gene encoding sorting nexin-10B, which produces MRKQTDKTVNKQVISVWVRDPRIRKNDFWHAYIDYEICLHTNSVCFTKKISSVRRRYSEFVWLRQKLQANSQLMLQLPELPPKNPFFSLNSAQQITERMKGLQMFLEQTLQSPMLLSDSCLHLFLQSQLSPSKMEACAAGRTHYSVTQAVQHCGLRRFHSDEDLQKDLSMSCNSDSDSSECRDPELRIKDLAINKAESTASLDLMGTSQEETLSCLCGST